TGTTCTTCGTGGACTCTCCGGACAACGGCATCTACGTGTCCTGGTCCCATCAGAATGCGTACTCGACGGACCTCTTCGCGAAGGTAGACCCGCGTACGCCCATTGCCATGACGGTGGATGGAAACGGCAAGCCGGTGATTGCGTTCACCTCGCTCATCCCGTGGTCCGCCACCGAAGTGGTAACGCTCATCCGCATGAACGAGTGAACTGGCGGCCCCGGCCCTCCTCTCTGGGGGAGGCGGGGCCGGGCAGGCGTCGCGTCCGCTGTCCCTCCTCGGGTGATTACCCTTCGCCCGTCGTCAGCTCTTTCACCGAGGAGGCGCTCATGAAAGCCGTCGTGCTCAAGGCCTATGGGGACGTGGATGCGCTCGCCGTTCAGGACATGCCCGAGCCGAAAGTCGGGCCGGGCGAGGTGAAGGTCCGCGTCACCGCCGCCGGCATCAATCCGGTGGATTGGAAGATTCGGCGCGGTGACATGAAGGCGTGGATGCCCGTGCAGTTCCCCACCATCCTGGGTCGGGACGTGGCCGGTGAGGTCATCGAAGTGGGCTCGGGGGTCACCGACTTCAAACCCGGTGACCGCGTCATGGGCGTGGTGAACGCCGGCTACGCGGAGAAGGTCGTCGCGCCCGTGGACGCCTGGGCGAAGGTGCCCGAGTCCATCGACCTCAAGGACGCCGCCGCGCTCCCGCTCGTCACGCTCACAGGCGTGCAATTGATTGAGGAGGCAGTGAATCCCAAGAAGGGAGACACGGTGCTCGTCATCGGCGCGTTGGGCGCGGTGGGCCGCGCCGCCGTCTTCGCCGCGAAGGCGCGGGGCGCGAAGGTGCTGGCCGGCGTGCGCGCCAACCAAAAGGCGGAAGCGCAGAAGCTGGGCGTGGACGGTGTCTTCGCGCTCGACGCCGCGGACGAGTTCTCCAAGCTGCCCATGCTGGACGCGGTGGCGGACACCGTGGGCGGCCAGGTGGTGGCCCGCGTGCTGGAGAAGGTGAAGCCCGGCGGCACCCTGGGCAGCGTCCTGGGTGAGCCTCCCGAGGCCAAGGGCCGCCAGCTCACCGTGCGCGCCATCCTCACGCACCCGGACTCACGCCGCCTGACGCAGCTTGGACAAGCGGTGGCCAAGGGCGACCTGGTCATCCCCGTCAGCAAGCGCTTCCCGATGGCGCAGGTGAAGGAAGCGCAGAAGCTGGCGGAGCAAGGCGGCGTGGGCAAGGTGCTGCTCGTCAACTGAGCCGCGTCACTTCTTGCGCGTCAGCAACACCACCGCGCCCAGGATGGCGCCCATGGCCAGCCAGGCCGTGGGCGTCATCGTCTCTCCGGCCAGGATGCCGCCCAGGAACACCGCCAGCACCGGGTTGACGTACGCGTAGCTGGTGGCGAGCGACGGGCGCGCGTTGCGCAGCAGGTAGCCATAGGCGCTGTAGCCCACCAGCGAGCCGAAGACGACCAGGTAGAAGAACGCCAGCACCGCCCTGGGCGTGGGCATGGCCGTGGGGCGCTCCCCAATCAGCAGGCTGAAGCCCAGCATGACGACGCCACCGCACAGCATCTGCGCCGCGGTGGACATCAACCCGTGCGGCATGGGCAGCCGGCGGCTCCACACCGAGCCCAGCGCCCAGCTCATGGGCGACACCAGCAGCGCCAGCGTGGGCAGGAGGCTGCCGCCCATGTCACTGCCCAGGTTGAGCAGCACGATGCCGCCGAAGCCAATCGCCAGTCCCCAGCGCTCCGTGTGTCCGGGCCACTGGCCGAAGAGCCCGCCGAACAGCGCCGTCCACAGGGGCAGGCTGCCCACCACCAGCGCCGCCACGCCCGAGGGCACCGACTGCTGCGCGAAGACGAGCCCTCCGTTGCCCACGCCCAACAGCAACAGGCCGACCAGGGCGCTGGCGCCCCACTGACGGGCCGTGGGCACCGGCGCGCCGCGCAGCCACAGCACGGCGAAGAGCAGCGCGCCGGCGAGCATGAAACGCACACCCGACATCTGGAAGGGCGGCAGGCCACCTTCCAGTGCCCAGCGGATGGCCAGATACGTGGAGCCCCAAATAACGTAAAGTGACAGGAGGCTGGCGATAAGCCACCCGCGCTGGGCGCCACCGGGAAGGACGTCTCCGGAGGGCAGACTGACGGGGGCTGGCTGTGCGACGGGAAGGGACTCGGCACGCGAGGCGAGCACGGCGCGGCTTGTACAGCCGCCGCATTTCGCCGGCCATGTGGGCATTGCCACACCTCACAGCCTGGCCTTTTCCTGAAGAGTACAGTCCCGCGGCGACGCACTCGGGCGTCAGGGCGGCTGGCGGGCGGGCGGGGAAGGGCGTCGGGAATGTCTCGCTCGGTTGCCCGTAGGGACAGGGCGGCTCCCGGATTGAATGCCCGGGGCTGCTTTCTTAGACTTTCCCCAGGAGCCAGGGCGGAGGGTGCCGCCGCGCCGGAGCTCCGGAGTGAGCGCCACGGATGTCCGAAGAGCTGGGTGAACGTGAGAAGGAAGTCCTCCGCGCCGTCGTGCAGGAGTACATCTCCACGGGCGGGCCGGTAGGCAGCCAGCAGCTCACGCGCAGGTCGGGGTTCGAGGTGTCCTCCGCCACCATGCGCAACGTGCTGGCGGACCTGGAGGAGCTGGGCTTCCTGGAGAAGCCCCACACCTCGGCCGGGCGCGTCCCCACGGACTTGGGCTACCGCTTCTACGTGGACACGCTGGTGAAGCTGAAGGACCCGACGCCGCGCGACCGGGAGCTCATCCACGCGGGGCTCGCGCACGAGGCGGACGTGGCGGAGATGCTGGGCGAGGCCAGCCGCATCCTCCACTCGCTGACGCGCCACGCGGGCGTCGTGGTGACGCCGCGGCCGGAGTCCGCGGTGTTCCGGCGCATCGAGTTCGTCCGCCTGCGAGAGAACCGGGTGCTCGCCATCCTGGTGGGGCAGAGCGGGCAGGTGCACAACAAGGCGATTACCGTGGAGTTCCCCATCACCTCCGACGAGCTGCTCAAGGCGAGCAACTACCTGTCGGAGCTCTTGCGCGAGGTTCCGCTCGAGGAGGCCCGCGAGCGCATCCGCGCGGAGATGGACCAGGAGCAGGCGCTCTACAACGCGCTGACGGCCAAGGCGCTCAAGCTGGGCGCGGCGGCCACGGACCTGGCCACCACGGAGCGGGTGCTCATCCAGGGCACGGGCTCGTTCCTGGAGCAGCCGGAGTTCGCGGACGTGGAGCGCATGCGCGCGCTCTTCAAGGCGTTGGACGAGAAGCACAAGCTGCTGTCGCTGCTCGACCGGGTGAAGGTGGCCAACGAGATGCAGATTTTCATCGGCGCGGAGAGCGACTTCTCCGCGGCCGGCGACGTCACCGTCATCGCCAGCCCCTACGGCAACCAGGAGCAGGTGCTGGGCACGGTGGGCGTCATCGGCCCCACGCGCATGGACTATCGGCGCGTGATTCCGCTGGTGAACTTCACCGCGCAGGTGCTGTCGCGCGTGCTGGACAAGGTGTAGCGCCCGTCACTCCGCCCGGGTGACGAGCACCTCCTCCTCGCCGCCCGCGCGCCGGACGTGCAGGCGCACGGGCGTGCCCGGGGCGCCGCGCGTGCGGACCTCGGCCTCGGTGCTGTCGCGCACCACCTGCCCGTCCACGGCCACCAGGCGGTCCCCCACGTGGACGCCCGCGCGCGCCGCGGGCCCGTCCGGCGTCAACCACGCGAAGGCGACGTGGCCCCGGTCCTCGCTGAAGCCCGCGCCCAGCGTGCCCGGCGTGGCACGGCGGGGTGACACCGTCACGTCGCCCACGTCCGTCGCCTCGGCCTCGGCCACCTTCACGGTGCGCGTCTCCACGCGTCCCTCGGGGGGCAGCAGCCGCACGGTGTGGGCGCCCGGGCGCACGTCGCTCAAACGGAAGCGGCCGTCCGGCCCGGTGAGCGCGTCCGGACGCGGGCCCACGGCCTTGTCGAGGAACACCGCCACGCCCGCCGCGGGCCCTCCGTTGCGGCTCCACACCGCGCGCCCGGCGATGGACGCCACGCCACCGGTGAGGGGAATCTCCACGTCCGAGGTGGCGCCAGGACGCAGCGACACCTGGACCTCGCCCGTGCGGCCGTCGTCGGTGCGCACCGTCACCTTCAACGCCTGCGCGGGAGCATCCGGCATCGCGAAGGTGCTGCCGGGAAAGCGCCGCGTGGTGGGCCACGCGCCCGCCCAGGGCAGCTCCTCGCCGTTGGCCTCGCGCAGCTCCAGGAGGAAGCCGTCCGGAGGCGCGCCGTTGCCCGCCACCACGCGTCCGCGCAGGGTGGCCGCCGGTTCGAGCCGCAGCGTGAGCGGGGCCTGGCTTTCGTGCGCGCCGGACAGCCGGCCCACGCGCCCCGCGTTGTGCGCCACCAGCTCCAGCGGGCTGGCGCCCTGGGGGCGCGGCGGCATGCTGAAGCGGCCCGTCTCGTCCGCGCGCTCCGTGCGCGTCATGGGGAAGTCTCCGCCCTGGAGCGCGGCGACAATGGCCAGCGGACTGGGCACGCCGGAGGGCTCCAACACCACGCCGGACAGCACGGCGTCCTCCTTCAACACCAGGTCCTGCCGCACGGTGCCTCCCTCGGGCACCGACACCGACGGGTCGCTCTCCAGGTGGAAGTAGATGGCGGGCGTTGAATGGGGCAGCGCGACGAGCTGATACACACCCGCGGGCAGCTCGAGCTGGAAGCGCCCCTGCGCGTCCGTCTCCGTCGACGCCGCCCCCGAGCCACCCCGCGGCACGGCGTGAATCAACGCGGGTTCCGTGAGGGCCCCGCCAGAGGCCCGCGTCACCTGTCCCCACACCGAGCCGGAGTCCGCCAGCGTGAAGTCCACGTGTGTCACCTGCGCGGCCTTCAACGTCTCCATCCGGGAGGCCCACCGCTGCGAGCCCTCGCGCCGGGCGCCCACGGAGGTCGGCCCTGCTTCCAGGCCCTCCAGCCGCCAGGCCCCCTGGGCGTCGGTGAGCACGGTGTGCGTGATGCCGGAGAGCGACCGCGGCTCGGCGCG
This genomic window from Myxococcus hansupus contains:
- a CDS encoding NADP-dependent oxidoreductase, which gives rise to MKAVVLKAYGDVDALAVQDMPEPKVGPGEVKVRVTAAGINPVDWKIRRGDMKAWMPVQFPTILGRDVAGEVIEVGSGVTDFKPGDRVMGVVNAGYAEKVVAPVDAWAKVPESIDLKDAAALPLVTLTGVQLIEEAVNPKKGDTVLVIGALGAVGRAAVFAAKARGAKVLAGVRANQKAEAQKLGVDGVFALDAADEFSKLPMLDAVADTVGGQVVARVLEKVKPGGTLGSVLGEPPEAKGRQLTVRAILTHPDSRRLTQLGQAVAKGDLVIPVSKRFPMAQVKEAQKLAEQGGVGKVLLVN
- the yedA gene encoding drug/metabolite exporter YedA produces the protein MPTWPAKCGGCTSRAVLASRAESLPVAQPAPVSLPSGDVLPGGAQRGWLIASLLSLYVIWGSTYLAIRWALEGGLPPFQMSGVRFMLAGALLFAVLWLRGAPVPTARQWGASALVGLLLLGVGNGGLVFAQQSVPSGVAALVVGSLPLWTALFGGLFGQWPGHTERWGLAIGFGGIVLLNLGSDMGGSLLPTLALLVSPMSWALGSVWSRRLPMPHGLMSTAAQMLCGGVVMLGFSLLIGERPTAMPTPRAVLAFFYLVVFGSLVGYSAYGYLLRNARPSLATSYAYVNPVLAVFLGGILAGETMTPTAWLAMGAILGAVVLLTRKK
- the hrcA gene encoding heat-inducible transcriptional repressor HrcA, which translates into the protein MSEELGEREKEVLRAVVQEYISTGGPVGSQQLTRRSGFEVSSATMRNVLADLEELGFLEKPHTSAGRVPTDLGYRFYVDTLVKLKDPTPRDRELIHAGLAHEADVAEMLGEASRILHSLTRHAGVVVTPRPESAVFRRIEFVRLRENRVLAILVGQSGQVHNKAITVEFPITSDELLKASNYLSELLREVPLEEARERIRAEMDQEQALYNALTAKALKLGAAATDLATTERVLIQGTGSFLEQPEFADVERMRALFKALDEKHKLLSLLDRVKVANEMQIFIGAESDFSAAGDVTVIASPYGNQEQVLGTVGVIGPTRMDYRRVIPLVNFTAQVLSRVLDKV
- a CDS encoding carboxypeptidase regulatory-like domain-containing protein → MRHRTPLLFASCLAIAAVLLLWFRMPVPTGTPTPRPDTPALAAPAVVPGPAPRTHTPPTLALETAPAPDVGAFVVRVVGAQGPLEGARVRAYLRVADDGSGTSPWRLAGDGATTEGGVLHLPAGPGNYLLSAHAPGHGPARLEATRPQGEAETAVELRLASGVSLRGRTVAEGREEPIPLATLTLRPYPGTPTAWATATALPEEAAETTSDALGRFAFSHLAPGRYELTAEAPGFSRRTLRLLQVPQAGDVVVGLWGASTLEGFVVDARGQPVTDAEVTASGASSPVRTTTGEGGGFALEVNAGTWVVAARRGQQMGRVSGPVSVAPGETLRGLRVTLGAASGMAGTVSTLDGVPVPDAVLVATPSGGEGELGRATSKEHGAWRLDVPPGEYDVTVHAAGMTGRLLEGLVVEAGGHTPVDVRLEPATATLEGLVVNAEGQPVEGAQVRAEPRSLSGITHTVLTDAQGAWRLEGLEAGPTSVGARREGSQRWASRMETLKAAQVTHVDFTLADSGSVWGQVTRASGGALTEPALIHAVPRGGSGAASTETDAQGRFQLELPAGVYQLVALPHSTPAIYFHLESDPSVSVPEGGTVRQDLVLKEDAVLSGVVLEPSGVPSPLAIVAALQGGDFPMTRTERADETGRFSMPPRPQGASPLELVAHNAGRVGRLSGAHESQAPLTLRLEPAATLRGRVVAGNGAPPDGFLLELREANGEELPWAGAWPTTRRFPGSTFAMPDAPAQALKVTVRTDDGRTGEVQVSLRPGATSDVEIPLTGGVASIAGRAVWSRNGGPAAGVAVFLDKAVGPRPDALTGPDGRFRLSDVRPGAHTVRLLPPEGRVETRTVKVAEAEATDVGDVTVSPRRATPGTLGAGFSEDRGHVAFAWLTPDGPAARAGVHVGDRLVAVDGQVVRDSTEAEVRTRGAPGTPVRLHVRRAGGEEEVLVTRAE